The following proteins come from a genomic window of Palaemon carinicauda isolate YSFRI2023 chromosome 12, ASM3689809v2, whole genome shotgun sequence:
- the LOC137651148 gene encoding sporozoite surface protein 2-like, which translates to MWKSMLTLSFTQSVSGKRITDMKIHSWQNMAKHVEIYADIVIYPVSFRPTVSPLSTSPTKVPSQPALPKSPLNQTYRSLTSQPALLKFPSQPALPNVPSQPALPNVPSQPALLKVPSQPALLKVPSQPHLPKVPSQPDLQKPALKQPNLNHNKAPSQAPLAKAPSQPAIPKPPLKQPYLKPPLRQPYLKSPLDQPYRKSPLNQPYRNSPSQPHLPKFSHPALPKPTEVQPLNQPYRSLASQPALPKSPFSIIPTEIPLSTSPTESSLSTSPTESSLSTSPTEGPLSTSPTESSLSTSPTEGPFSTRPSEVPSQPALLKVPSQPALPKPPLKQPYLKSSFKQPYLKSPPSQGSLNDILTLKQTTLGFRTPIFTSCLNDLRQERMTFIHIEITFTPVQ; encoded by the exons ATGTGGAAATCTATGCTGACGTTGTCATTTACCCAGTCAGTTTCCGGCAAGAGAATAACTGACATGAAAATACACAGTTGGCAAAACATGGCAAAGCATGTGGAAATCTATGCTGACATTGTCATTTATCCAGTCAGTTTCCG CCCTACCGTAAGTCCCCTCTCAACCAGCCCTACCAAAGTCCCCTCTCAACCAGCCCTACCAAAGTCCCCTCTCAACCAGACCTACCGAAGTCTCACCTCTCAACCAGCCCTACTGAAATTCCCCTCTCAACCAGCCCTACCGAACGTTCCCTCTCAACCAGCCCTACCGAACGTTCCCTCTCAACCAGCCCTACTGAAGGTCCCCTCTCAACCAGCCCTACTAAAGGTCCCTTCTCAACCACACCTACCGAAAGTTCCCTCTCAACCAGACCTACAAAAGCCCGCTCTCAAGCAGCCCAACCTAAA TCATAACAAAGCCCCCTCTCAAGCACCCCTAGCTAAAGCCCCCTCTCAACCAGCCATACCTAAGCCCCCTCTCAAGCAGCCCTACCTAAAGCCCCCTCTCAGGCAGCCCTACCTAAAGTCCCCTCTCGACCAGCCCTACCGAAAGTCCCCTCTCAACCAGCCCTACCGAAATTCCCCCTCTCAACCACACCTACCAAAGTTCTCTCATCCAGCCCTACCAAA ACCTACCGAAGTCCAACCTCTCAACCAGCCCTACCGAAGTCTCGCCTCTCAACCAGCCCTACCAAAGTCCCCCTTCTCAATCATCCCTACTGAAATTCCCCTCTCAACCAGCCCTACCGAAAGTTCCCTCTCAACCAGCCCTACCGAAAGTTCCCTCTCAACCAGCCCTACTGAAGGTCCCTTATCCACCAGCCCTACCGAAAGTTCCCTCTCAACCAGCCCTACTGAAGGTCCCTTCTCAACCAGACCTAGCGAAGTTCCCTCTCAACCCGCCCTACTGAAAGTCCCCTCTCAACCAGCCCTACCAAAGCCACCTCTCAAGCAGCCCTACCTAAAGTCCTCTTTCAAGCAGCCCTACCTAAAGTCCCCTCCCTCCCAGGGCTCGCTTAACGACATCCTGACTCTCAAGCAAACGACTCTCGGTTTCCGAACACCAATCTTCACTTCCTGCCTTAACGATCTCCGCCAGGAGAGGATGACCTTCATCCACATAGAAATAACCTTCACGCCTGTCCAGTGA